CAACCAACCTTTGCATATATGGGTCCGACAACCAAAAGCTGTGTATTTTACAAAGTTAACACACCAAATCCGGTATTCTTTCGGGGGGATGATATGCCATTGCAAACCCTGCGGGTCACCACCGCCTTGATGTTTGCCGCATCTATGTGCCAGGCCCAAGAGCATCTGACGCAGGCAAGCGCTTCATTTATTTTTAATGGTTCAGAGGTCACAATTGCCCGTGACACGCCCGAAGCCGAGCGGGTGGCGCAACGGTTTATTTCAGCCGATGCCAGCTGTGGCGGGGCCTGTATTGCACCGATGCAGGTGGCACAGGGGGTTGAAACGCTGGGCGAGGCCGAGGTGCTGGACTTTCTTGTCTCTCAAGTGGCGACCGGCCGGGGCCTGATGGTGGATGCCCGCGCTCCGGCGGAGCGGGCGAAAGGGTTCATTCCGGGCACGGTCAGCCTGCCGCATAACACGCTTGCGCCGGATAATGCCTATCGCAAGGATATCCTGCTGGCCCTCGGCGGGCGCAGCTATGAGGATGTGTTCAACTTTTCCGATGCCCGCATTCTGTTGATCTATGACAATGGCCCCAGCAGCGATGATGCGGGCAGATTGGTCACCAACCTGCTTGCGGCGGGATACCCGCCAGAGATGATCCGCTATTATCGCGGCGGCATGCAGGTGTGGTCGGTGCTGGGGTTCAGCATCGAAACCGGGCAGTCATGAGATGGAAAAGCCAAACGATCCGCTTACCCCGCATGTGACATTTGACAATTATGTTATACCGCAATCTGTCCAGCGCGAGACGAGAACACAGACACCCGTCCCGCCGCAGACCCCGCTTGGGCTGCCGGTTTCCGGGATGATGTGGGCGGTCAGCGCCATTGCCCTGCTGGCCTTTGTGCTGGGGGTGATGGGCACGTTGAAATTTGCCCGCCCCACGACGCAAGGCGTGGCCGCCGCAGGACAGGAAGTGCCATCAGCCGTCACGCGTCAACAGGGGCCGGATCTGATGTCGGGACTTGCGGCAGGCGCGGGCGCGGCGACACCGGCAGCGGCGGTGTTGACGCAAGACGGTATGGCAGAGGCGCGCAGCACGGCGCGGGCGGTTCTGGATCCGGGGGCGCTGGAGGTCATGCGCACGGCTGTTCTGGCCGGGGAATATCAGATTGCCAAACAAGGTCTGCAAAGCGCGCACCATCTGGTTCTGTCCAAGGCAGAGGCCGAGGAAACCCGCCGGACATCTGTTGAACTGTTGCGCGAAGCCGTTGCAGAAGGGGTGATTGACCTGCCGGCATCTTTGCATACCGGCAAGGGCGACAGCGACATTGATATGGTGTTGTTCGATCTGATCCAGTCTGCCCTGATTGACAACGGGACGGCAGCCGGAGCCAAGGCCGCGCGTGACATGAACCGCCGTGTCTTTGCCGCATCAGAGGCCAAGACAGACTATACGAAGGGTCGGCGGATCTATGTGGTGCAGGAGGAGGACAGCCTGGCCAATCTTGCATTGCAGTTTTACGGCCACCCGACATTGCACAACCGAATATCTGCGGCCAATGAACATCTTCTACGGTCAGCAGACGGCATACGGACGGGCCA
This DNA window, taken from Sulfitobacter pacificus, encodes the following:
- a CDS encoding LysM peptidoglycan-binding domain-containing protein, with the protein product MEKPNDPLTPHVTFDNYVIPQSVQRETRTQTPVPPQTPLGLPVSGMMWAVSAIALLAFVLGVMGTLKFARPTTQGVAAAGQEVPSAVTRQQGPDLMSGLAAGAGAATPAAAVLTQDGMAEARSTARAVLDPGALEVMRTAVLAGEYQIAKQGLQSAHHLVLSKAEAEETRRTSVELLREAVAEGVIDLPASLHTGKGDSDIDMVLFDLIQSALIDNGTAAGAKAARDMNRRVFAASEAKTDYTKGRRIYVVQEEDSLANLALQFYGHPTLHNRISAANEHLLRSADGIRTGQQLIIPE
- a CDS encoding rhodanese-like domain-containing protein — encoded protein: MPLQTLRVTTALMFAASMCQAQEHLTQASASFIFNGSEVTIARDTPEAERVAQRFISADASCGGACIAPMQVAQGVETLGEAEVLDFLVSQVATGRGLMVDARAPAERAKGFIPGTVSLPHNTLAPDNAYRKDILLALGGRSYEDVFNFSDARILLIYDNGPSSDDAGRLVTNLLAAGYPPEMIRYYRGGMQVWSVLGFSIETGQS